From Solanum lycopersicum chromosome 8, SLM_r2.1, the proteins below share one genomic window:
- the LOC101263045 gene encoding histidine decarboxylase-like, protein MGSLSLEMDFEPSPMTPRSLAAMTPRSLARRRLFPNVDNKKQKVEQSGAGPRKNLQLEVMEPALDNDGPSLDTILVNYLDTLTQRVNYHLGYPVNICYDHYASLAPLLQFHLNNCGDPFLQNTVDFHSKDFEVAVLDWFAQLWGIEKDQYWGYVTNGGTEGNLHGILLGRELLPEGILYASKDSHYSVFKAARMYRMDSETINTSVNGEMDYSDLRAKLLQNKDKPAIINVTIGTTFKGAIDDVDVILETLKECGYSQDRFYIHCDAALCGLMTPFINNMISFKKPIGSVTISGHKFLGCPMPCGVQITRKSYINNLSTNVEYIASVDATISGSRNGLTLIFLWYSLSAKGQVGLQKDVKRCLDNAKYLKDRLQQAGISVMLNELSIIVVLERPRDHEFVRRWQLSCVKDMAHVIVMPGITREMLDNFMSELVQQRKVWYQNGKTNPPCVGEDIGAQNCACSYHKIDFITP, encoded by the exons ATGGGTAGCCTTTCACTTGAAATG GATTTTGAGCCATCACCCATGACACCCAGAAGTTTAGCAGCGATGACACCTAGAAGTTTAGCGCGGCGAAGATTGTTTCCAAATGTGGACAACAAAAAACAGAAGGTGGAACAATCAGGTGCAGGACCAAGGAAGAACTTACAACTTGAAGTCATGGAACCTGCTTTGGACAATGATGGTCCTTCCTTGGACACTATATTGGTCAATTATTTGGACACACTTACTCAACGAGTCAATTATCATTTAGGTTATCCAGTCAATATATGTTATGATCACTATGCATCTTTAGCACCACTTTTACAGTTTCACTTAAACAATTGTGGTGATC ctTTCCTTCAAAACACTGTTGATTTCCATTCTAAAGACTTTGAAGTGGCTGTTTTGGATTGGTTTGCACAACTTTGGGGAATTGAAAAGGATCAATATTGGGGATATGTTACCAATGGTGGCACTGAAGGCAATCTCCATGGTATTTTGTTAGG GAGAGAGTTACTTCCTGAAGGAATATTATATGCATCAAAAGACTCTCATTACTCAGTATTCAAAGCTGCAAGAATGTATAGAATGGATTCAGAAACAATCAACACATCAGTAAATGGAGAGATGGATTATTCAGATTTAAGAGCAAAGTTACTTCAAAATAAGGATAAACCAGCTATTATAAATGTCACAATTG GAACTACGTTCAAAGgagctattgatgatgttgACGTTATTCTTGAAACACTCAAAGAATGTGGCTATTCACAAGATCGATTTTACATCCACTGTGATGCTGCACTATGTGGTCTTATGACCCCTTTTATAAACAAT ATGATTAGTTTCAAGAAGCCAATTGGAAGTGTCACAATTTCTGGTCACAAGTTCTTAGGATGCCCAATGCCTTGTGGTGtccaaataacaagaaaaagcTACATCAATAATCTCTCAACAAATGTGGAATACATTGCTTCTGTGGATGCCACGATTTCTGGTAGCCGTAACGGTTTAACTCTAATTTTCTTATGGTACAGCTTGAGCGCAAAAGGTCAAGTTGGACTTCAAAAGGATGTTAAAAGATGTCTCGACAATGCCAAATATTTGAAAGATCGTCTTCAACAAGCAGGGATAAGTGTCATGCTGAATGAGCTAAGCATCATAGTTGTACTTGAAAGGCCTCGTGACCATGAATTTGTGCGTCGTTGGCAACTCTCATGCGTCAAGGATATGGCACATGTTATTGTAATGCCAGGCATCACACGAGAAATGCTTGACAACTTCATGAGTGAATTAGTGCAACAAAGAAAAGTATGGTATCAAAATGGAAAGACTAATCCTCCTTGTGTTGGAGAGGATATTGGTGCT